A genomic window from Paucibacter sp. KCTC 42545 includes:
- the aroB gene encoding 3-dehydroquinate synthase, translated as MTVANPHASLINPPTQCVGIQLAHEAYDILIGPGLLASESSWQDLPRATTAVIVSNETVAPLFLPKLEARLLRHYARVEKVILPDGEAFKTWDSLNHIFDCLLAKACDRKTVLFALGGGVIGDMTGFAAAVYMRGVPFVQVPTTLLAQVDSSVGGKTAINHPLGKNMIGAFYQPQRVIADLDSLDSLPQRELSAGLAEVIKYGPIADAAFLQWIEDNIEALLARDKAALAYAVKRCCEIKAWVVGQDEREQGLRAILNFGHTFGHAIETGMGYGAWLHGEAVGCGMVMASDLSVRLGLMPAEFLPRMRRLIERAGLPVVAPDLGVERYLDLMRVDKKAEGGEIRFVLIDSLGSAVMRAAPDAVVAEVIRSHCA; from the coding sequence ATGACTGTCGCAAACCCACACGCAAGCCTCATCAATCCTCCCACGCAATGTGTTGGCATCCAACTGGCGCATGAAGCCTACGACATCCTGATCGGCCCTGGCTTGTTGGCCAGCGAAAGCAGTTGGCAAGACTTGCCACGCGCGACGACAGCCGTGATCGTCAGCAACGAGACGGTGGCCCCGCTCTTTCTTCCGAAGCTAGAAGCGCGCTTGTTGCGCCACTACGCGCGGGTGGAAAAAGTCATCTTGCCGGACGGCGAGGCCTTCAAGACATGGGACTCGCTGAACCACATTTTTGATTGCCTCTTGGCCAAAGCTTGCGACCGCAAAACCGTGCTGTTCGCCTTGGGCGGCGGCGTGATCGGCGATATGACCGGCTTTGCTGCGGCGGTCTATATGCGCGGCGTGCCATTTGTGCAGGTGCCCACCACCTTGCTGGCCCAGGTGGATTCCTCGGTGGGCGGCAAGACCGCTATCAATCATCCGCTGGGCAAGAACATGATCGGCGCGTTCTACCAGCCTCAGCGCGTCATTGCCGACCTCGATAGCCTGGACAGCTTGCCGCAGCGTGAGCTTTCTGCCGGCTTGGCCGAGGTCATCAAATACGGCCCGATTGCTGACGCGGCCTTCTTGCAATGGATCGAAGACAACATCGAGGCCTTGCTGGCGCGTGACAAGGCGGCACTGGCCTATGCCGTGAAGCGCTGCTGCGAAATCAAGGCCTGGGTGGTGGGGCAAGACGAGCGCGAGCAGGGCTTGCGCGCGATTCTGAATTTCGGCCACACCTTCGGCCACGCCATCGAAACTGGCATGGGTTATGGCGCCTGGTTGCACGGCGAGGCGGTGGGCTGCGGCATGGTCATGGCTTCAGATCTGTCGGTGCGCCTGGGTTTGATGCCTGCTGAGTTTCTGCCGCGCATGCGCCGGCTGATCGAGCGCGCAGGTTTGCCGGTGGTTGCGCCGGACTTAGGTGTTGAACGCTACCTCGATTTGATGCGTGTCGATAAAAAGGCGGAAGGCGGCGAGATCCGCTTTGTGTTGATCGACAGCTTGGGCAGTGCGGTGATGCGTGCGGCGCCTGATGCCGTGGTGGCTGAAGTCATCCGCAGCCATTGCGCCTGA
- a CDS encoding shikimate kinase, with translation MIISLVGMPGSGKSTVGRQMARQLGVPFVDSDTEIEARLGETIRAFFDREGEAPFRDIEDEVIAALLARTDEFVLATGGGAVLREANRDLLHKHSTVLYLRSTPEELFRRLRHDTQRPLLQVRDPLQKLRELYAARNPLYRRCAHFVLETGRPTVNGLVNMALMQLELAGVVDPSRVAATVGAERSLVQLNEAERG, from the coding sequence TTGATCATCTCCCTCGTCGGCATGCCCGGCAGTGGTAAATCCACTGTCGGGCGACAAATGGCGCGCCAGCTTGGCGTGCCATTTGTCGATTCCGATACCGAAATCGAAGCCCGCTTGGGCGAGACGATTCGCGCCTTTTTTGATCGCGAGGGCGAGGCGCCTTTTCGGGATATCGAGGACGAGGTGATTGCCGCTTTGCTTGCTCGCACAGACGAGTTTGTTTTGGCGACTGGCGGTGGTGCGGTGCTGCGTGAAGCGAATCGCGATCTGCTGCACAAGCATTCAACCGTGCTTTATCTGCGTTCCACGCCGGAGGAGTTGTTTCGGCGTTTGCGGCATGACACCCAGCGCCCGCTGCTGCAGGTTCGCGACCCGCTGCAAAAGCTGCGCGAGCTCTATGCGGCGCGCAACCCGCTGTATCGGCGCTGCGCCCACTTCGTGCTGGAGACCGGGCGCCCCACCGTTAACGGCTTGGTCAATATGGCCTTGATGCAGCTGGAGTTGGCCGGTGTCGTGGACCCGAGTCGGGTGGCTGCCACAGTCGGGGCCGAGCGCAGCTTGGTGCAGCTCAACGAAGCTGAGCGCGGCTGA
- a CDS encoding Ig-like domain-containing protein, with translation MMKIEKLLGRRLGQCAGAVLLSGLLAACGGGGSAGDPVLGGGTGTPGGTGTPAALADMALVADKTAIPNSGAEVVTFKITALAAGNVALIGSAIPVNVEVDAGAVVTPSAKVTDVKDGTLTAVVSLVDKTSRTVKVTATSGSIKKTVSFNVVDSVTGSAVADLSVVVDKQTIANTGLEMASITVTSLDASRSAIGGALVSMQVVDVGDAVVLDPGKTNTDATTGQLTRRLSLQNNKTKRTIAVKATSGTVSRTITVDVVDPPAGTVLIANDLTLILSKASITDSGSESVDVVAKAVDANRNALAGIDVTFTVDNDGVFIPVNTKTDARGEAKGTVEIGANRTVRTILVSAQSVGATGVLKVVRALSVTGAKLVATVNQPNRLVGEKGSVDYSLVDVNGSPIPDVSIVVSGPGSASGRGTTSAQGRWTYNYTAEGSGRMSIKAVGGAGDTPVESFVNVASVPGPLPATTKILSATMTMDPIVVKVNQAGSDTNRAEIRLLFRGEKNAPIENVRVHVGLGPNNSSTDGRLSVSENDAPLLSDKNGVVTLSFIPGERASPTDQVKIHACYGRTDDLGRTSDAVPCANGFAINPVSLTVVESPISISVGSDDVLGIGSTGLTYVAKFTVLVVDAAGNPKSGVQISPMIDLLGYAKGQYSWDASNKKWYIPTDIRGTALFLRCRNEDRLEPDGTRNGTMEVFGNDPEDANGNGQLDPRKSDVSVSMVGSTTTDANGLATLRIEYPKSAASWVRYMLKVSAPGVLSPPAWYGRYEERWLPTLLDAIKSEATPAFVTSPYGTTITGYPGSTDPLAVVQAGCTVNP, from the coding sequence ATGATGAAGATTGAGAAATTATTAGGACGTCGTCTAGGCCAATGTGCCGGGGCGGTGTTATTGAGCGGCTTGCTCGCCGCCTGTGGTGGTGGCGGGTCAGCAGGGGATCCGGTACTGGGTGGCGGGACGGGTACGCCCGGCGGTACCGGTACGCCAGCAGCATTGGCTGATATGGCCCTCGTTGCCGACAAGACGGCAATTCCGAACTCCGGGGCCGAAGTTGTGACCTTTAAGATCACAGCCCTGGCGGCTGGCAATGTCGCGTTGATCGGCTCTGCCATACCTGTGAACGTGGAAGTTGACGCAGGTGCGGTGGTTACTCCTTCGGCCAAGGTGACCGATGTCAAAGACGGTACGCTGACTGCCGTGGTGTCTTTGGTGGATAAGACCAGCCGAACCGTCAAGGTGACGGCGACCAGCGGGTCCATCAAGAAGACGGTTAGTTTTAACGTCGTGGACAGTGTCACCGGCAGCGCTGTGGCGGATCTTTCTGTCGTCGTCGATAAGCAGACGATTGCCAACACCGGCCTCGAGATGGCCAGCATCACAGTCACCTCGCTGGATGCTTCCCGCTCCGCCATCGGCGGTGCTCTCGTGAGCATGCAGGTGGTAGACGTAGGTGATGCCGTTGTGTTGGACCCTGGCAAGACGAATACGGATGCCACCACCGGGCAACTGACGCGCCGACTCAGCCTGCAGAACAACAAGACCAAACGAACTATTGCGGTCAAGGCGACAAGTGGCACGGTATCTCGCACCATCACGGTGGACGTCGTTGATCCGCCTGCAGGAACTGTGTTGATTGCCAACGACCTGACTCTGATCCTCAGTAAGGCCAGCATCACAGATTCGGGTAGCGAATCTGTCGATGTTGTCGCCAAGGCAGTGGATGCCAATCGGAATGCCTTGGCCGGTATTGACGTAACTTTTACGGTTGATAACGACGGTGTATTCATTCCAGTCAATACCAAGACGGATGCCCGTGGCGAGGCCAAGGGCACGGTTGAAATCGGTGCTAACCGAACGGTAAGAACCATCCTGGTGTCCGCGCAAAGCGTTGGGGCAACTGGCGTATTGAAAGTCGTGCGCGCGCTTTCGGTGACGGGGGCCAAGTTGGTTGCAACTGTTAACCAACCGAACCGATTGGTGGGTGAGAAGGGTTCTGTGGATTACTCGCTGGTCGATGTCAACGGTAGCCCCATCCCAGATGTGTCGATTGTGGTGAGCGGCCCAGGTTCGGCAAGCGGCCGTGGAACGACTTCCGCGCAAGGTCGCTGGACCTACAACTACACCGCAGAAGGCTCGGGCCGCATGTCCATCAAGGCTGTGGGTGGTGCCGGCGATACGCCTGTGGAGTCCTTTGTCAACGTTGCATCAGTGCCTGGTCCTTTGCCCGCTACTACCAAAATCTTGTCAGCGACCATGACCATGGATCCCATTGTGGTCAAGGTCAATCAAGCTGGAAGCGATACCAATCGGGCTGAAATCCGCCTCTTGTTCCGTGGCGAAAAGAATGCCCCGATCGAAAACGTGCGAGTCCATGTGGGTCTCGGCCCGAACAATAGTTCGACGGATGGCCGACTCAGCGTGAGCGAGAACGACGCACCTTTGTTGTCAGACAAGAACGGCGTTGTTACCTTGAGTTTCATCCCTGGAGAGCGGGCCAGTCCTACCGATCAGGTCAAGATTCACGCTTGCTATGGCCGCACCGACGATTTGGGGCGCACTTCTGATGCTGTGCCATGTGCGAATGGCTTTGCCATCAATCCCGTCTCCTTGACGGTTGTTGAGTCGCCAATTTCTATCTCCGTCGGTAGCGACGATGTGCTCGGCATTGGCAGCACGGGTTTGACGTATGTGGCCAAGTTCACAGTGTTGGTGGTGGATGCGGCGGGCAACCCAAAGTCGGGCGTTCAGATCTCGCCAATGATTGATTTGCTGGGTTACGCCAAGGGGCAGTACTCATGGGATGCTTCAAATAAGAAGTGGTACATCCCGACAGACATCAGGGGCACCGCGTTGTTTTTGCGCTGCCGTAATGAAGATCGCCTGGAGCCTGACGGTACCCGGAACGGAACCATGGAGGTCTTTGGCAATGACCCCGAAGATGCCAATGGCAATGGCCAATTGGATCCCCGCAAATCGGACGTGTCGGTCAGTATGGTGGGCTCCACGACGACCGATGCAAACGGCCTCGCGACTTTGCGAATTGAGTACCCGAAGAGTGCGGCATCTTGGGTGCGGTACATGCTGAAGGTTAGTGCGCCAGGTGTTTTGAGTCCTCCAGCTTGGTATGGCCGATATGAAGAACGTTGGCTGCCAACTCTTTTGGATGCAATCAAGAGCGAAGCGACTCCTGCGTTTGTCACTAGCCCATATGGAACAACAATAACTGGGTATCCTGGTTCGACTGATCCTTTGGCAGTTGTGCAAGCAGGTTGCACGGTCAATCCATAA
- the pilQ gene encoding type IV pilus secretin PilQ, with product MNKNFQESLRMSHWRNLALAVTVGLLSSAHALAQTAIKSITSQQQAGVEVVRIELTQALTEVPKGFTVQTPPRIAIDLPGVVNGIGRSMVEINQGNLRSANVAQAGERTRVVLNLRQASSYRAELQGSALVLALESAPVPAAKSSDEPVHFSQSLNAEAQSIRDIDFRRGQDGAGRVIVNLPSNQVGVDIQQQGKNLVVEFLRSSLPESLRRRLDVSDFGSPVQFIASSQVGDKVRMVVEPKGNWEHSAYQSDNQFVLEVRPQKVDPNKLTTGPGYAGDKLSLNFQNIEVRALLQVIADFTNFNVVTSDTVTGNVTLRLKDVPWDQALDIIMQAKGLGLRKSGNVLWIAPKDELAAKEKLDLESKAQISSLEPVRTQSIQLNYTKAEEVAKGISGQSSGGSSAGSGGGASNSSRLLSPRGSVIFETRTNQLFVTDIPSKLEEILAMIAKIDIPVRQVLIEARIVEADDKFGRSLGVKLGANDLRGRQGGIPGYNLGGANYVTTGGNYTGVGYQTQQNNVNDYANTQFVNLPANVTSDSFGAAASAATFALSLFSATANRFLNLEISALEADGKGKIVSSPRVITADQVKALIEQGEELPYQVATSSGATSIQFKKAVLKLEVTPQITPEGSVILDVDVNKDSRGTLTPQGYAINNKHVKTQVLVENGGTVVIGGIFTQDEGESVQKVPLLGDVPYLGNLFKSKSRTSSKTELLIFLTPKVVSERATVR from the coding sequence ATGAACAAGAATTTCCAGGAGAGTTTGAGGATGAGCCATTGGCGCAATCTGGCATTGGCCGTCACCGTAGGCTTGCTGAGCTCGGCACATGCCTTGGCGCAGACGGCCATCAAATCCATCACCAGCCAGCAGCAGGCCGGCGTCGAGGTCGTCCGCATTGAGCTGACGCAGGCGCTGACCGAAGTGCCCAAGGGCTTCACGGTGCAAACGCCGCCGCGTATTGCGATTGACCTGCCCGGTGTGGTCAACGGCATCGGCCGCTCCATGGTGGAAATCAATCAAGGCAATCTGCGCTCGGCCAACGTCGCGCAAGCGGGTGAGCGCACGCGTGTGGTGCTGAATCTGCGCCAGGCCTCCAGCTATCGTGCGGAGTTGCAAGGCTCGGCCCTGGTGCTGGCCCTGGAGTCGGCACCCGTCCCTGCCGCCAAGAGCAGCGATGAGCCGGTGCATTTCTCGCAAAGCCTGAATGCCGAAGCGCAATCGATTCGGGACATTGACTTCCGCCGCGGGCAAGACGGTGCCGGCCGCGTGATTGTCAATCTGCCCAGCAATCAGGTCGGGGTGGACATTCAGCAGCAAGGCAAGAATCTGGTCGTGGAGTTCCTGCGCTCCAGCCTGCCCGAGAGCCTGCGCCGCCGTCTGGACGTCAGTGACTTCGGCAGCCCGGTGCAGTTCATTGCCAGCAGCCAGGTCGGCGACAAGGTGCGCATGGTGGTTGAGCCCAAGGGCAATTGGGAGCACAGCGCCTACCAAAGCGACAACCAGTTTGTGCTGGAAGTGCGCCCGCAGAAGGTTGACCCGAACAAGTTGACCACCGGCCCGGGCTACGCCGGCGACAAGCTGTCGCTGAACTTCCAGAACATCGAAGTGCGCGCCTTGCTGCAGGTGATCGCTGACTTCACCAACTTCAATGTGGTGACCAGCGACACCGTGACCGGCAATGTCACCCTGCGCTTGAAGGATGTGCCTTGGGATCAGGCCTTGGACATCATCATGCAAGCCAAGGGCCTGGGCCTGCGCAAGTCCGGCAATGTGCTGTGGATTGCGCCCAAGGACGAACTGGCCGCCAAGGAAAAGCTGGATCTCGAGTCGAAGGCTCAGATCTCTAGCTTGGAGCCTGTGCGCACTCAATCCATCCAGCTGAACTACACCAAGGCCGAAGAAGTGGCCAAGGGCATCAGCGGCCAATCCAGTGGCGGCAGCAGCGCGGGTAGCGGTGGTGGCGCGAGCAATTCTTCGCGCTTGTTGTCGCCTCGCGGAAGCGTGATTTTCGAGACCCGCACCAACCAGCTCTTTGTCACCGACATACCGAGCAAGTTGGAAGAGATCTTGGCCATGATCGCCAAGATCGATATCCCGGTTCGTCAGGTCTTGATCGAAGCGCGCATCGTGGAAGCGGATGACAAGTTCGGTCGCTCACTCGGCGTGAAGCTGGGTGCGAATGATCTGCGCGGCCGCCAAGGTGGCATTCCTGGCTACAACTTGGGCGGCGCTAACTATGTGACGACCGGCGGCAACTACACCGGTGTGGGCTATCAAACCCAGCAGAACAACGTCAACGACTACGCCAACACCCAGTTCGTCAACTTGCCGGCCAATGTGACTTCGGACAGCTTTGGCGCCGCAGCCAGTGCGGCGACCTTCGCCCTGTCCTTGTTCAGCGCCACGGCCAACCGTTTCCTGAACCTGGAAATCTCGGCATTGGAAGCTGATGGCAAGGGCAAGATCGTGTCCAGCCCGCGCGTCATCACGGCTGACCAGGTCAAGGCTTTGATTGAGCAGGGTGAAGAACTGCCCTACCAAGTGGCCACCTCCAGCGGCGCCACCTCCATCCAGTTCAAGAAGGCTGTGCTGAAGCTGGAAGTGACACCGCAGATCACGCCCGAAGGCAGCGTCATTCTGGATGTGGACGTCAACAAAGACAGCCGCGGCACCTTGACCCCGCAAGGCTATGCCATCAACAACAAGCATGTGAAAACACAGGTCTTGGTTGAGAACGGCGGCACCGTGGTGATCGGCGGCATCTTCACGCAAGACGAAGGCGAGTCCGTGCAGAAGGTGCCCCTGCTGGGTGACGTTCCTTATTTGGGTAACTTGTTCAAGAGCAAGTCGCGCACCTCATCCAAGACTGAGTTGCTGATCTTCCTGACACCGAAGGTCGTGAGTGAACGCGCTACGGTGCGCTAA
- a CDS encoding pilus assembly protein PilP, with protein MTLLAFSALLLAGCAADMDELGQWMKQERDNAKATITPLVPPKKFLPQPYEASSGVEPFSPQKLSVAIKQEAAQPNSLLTAEMNRRREPLESFPLDSMSMVGSITRQNNRYALLRVDNLLYQVKSGDYLGLNFGRVMKISETDITLREVVQDAAGEWTERSSTLQLQEQGR; from the coding sequence TTGACTCTGCTCGCCTTCAGCGCCTTGCTGCTGGCGGGCTGTGCCGCCGATATGGATGAGTTGGGGCAATGGATGAAGCAAGAGCGTGACAACGCCAAAGCGACCATCACCCCCCTGGTTCCGCCCAAGAAGTTTTTGCCGCAGCCCTATGAGGCGAGCTCTGGCGTAGAACCCTTCAGTCCGCAAAAACTCAGTGTGGCCATCAAACAAGAGGCGGCCCAGCCGAACTCTTTGCTGACGGCAGAAATGAATCGTCGGCGTGAGCCGCTGGAGTCATTCCCCCTGGACAGCATGTCCATGGTCGGCAGCATCACGCGCCAGAACAATCGATATGCCTTGCTGCGGGTGGATAACCTGCTTTACCAAGTCAAGAGTGGCGACTATCTCGGCTTGAACTTCGGGCGGGTCATGAAGATCAGCGAAACCGATATCACCTTGAGAGAAGTCGTTCAGGACGCTGCAGGCGAATGGACAGAACGTAGCAGTACCCTCCAGCTTCAGGAGCAGGGACGATGA
- a CDS encoding type 4a pilus biogenesis protein PilO, which translates to MAAKSINLKFDPSAAFEGIADQFRGLNPNEPGQWPLMPKLASFLAVVLLVCVLGWVFMLADVQAGLDAERDREPILKSDYRGKLAQAVNLPELRKQKSQVEEYVTQLEKQLPGKAEMDALLSDINQAGLGRGLQFELFRPGQVVVKDYYAELPIALRVSGRYHDIGSFAADVSNLSRIVTLHNLVVLAPTGKDASSNNLSMEATARTYRYLDALEVAEQKKNAAKAAAGAKK; encoded by the coding sequence ATGGCAGCTAAGTCAATCAATTTGAAGTTCGATCCCAGTGCCGCGTTTGAGGGCATTGCGGATCAGTTCCGTGGCCTCAACCCCAATGAGCCCGGCCAATGGCCTTTGATGCCCAAGTTGGCCTCATTCCTGGCGGTCGTTTTGCTGGTGTGTGTGTTGGGCTGGGTGTTCATGCTTGCGGATGTGCAGGCCGGCCTGGATGCCGAGCGGGACCGCGAGCCAATTCTGAAATCCGACTACCGGGGCAAGCTCGCGCAGGCGGTCAATCTGCCGGAGTTGCGCAAGCAAAAAAGCCAGGTCGAAGAGTATGTGACACAGTTGGAAAAGCAGCTTCCCGGCAAGGCCGAGATGGATGCGCTGTTGTCTGACATCAACCAGGCGGGCCTCGGCCGCGGCCTGCAGTTTGAACTGTTCCGGCCCGGCCAAGTGGTGGTCAAGGACTATTACGCTGAGTTGCCTATCGCCTTGCGCGTCTCGGGTCGGTACCACGATATCGGCTCGTTTGCTGCCGATGTTTCCAACCTCTCGCGCATCGTCACCCTGCACAATCTGGTGGTGTTGGCGCCCACGGGCAAGGATGCATCAAGCAATAACCTGAGCATGGAAGCGACCGCACGAACCTATCGCTATCTGGACGCCCTGGAAGTGGCCGAACAAAAGAAGAATGCAGCCAAGGCTGCTGCGGGAGCTAAAAAGTGA
- a CDS encoding PilN domain-containing protein, with amino-acid sequence MILINLLPYREEKRKRRKNAFFAGLGLAALVGVGLLTATYLLLQYLTSEQQGRNQYLSTEIARLDEQIKDIANLRSEIEALKSRQRAVEDLQTDRNTPVQLLNELAQHTPEGVYLTGIRQADKVVTVTGIAQTNERVSEFLRNTSRHSEWLERPELVEVKVANLSTSSRDQKRLFDFSMKISIKEPARDAQAKDGKDGLSGPARGASAPAAQKL; translated from the coding sequence GTGATTCTGATTAACCTTCTTCCCTATCGCGAAGAAAAGCGCAAGCGGCGCAAGAATGCTTTTTTTGCCGGTCTGGGCCTTGCGGCCTTGGTCGGCGTTGGCTTGCTGACAGCGACCTATTTGTTGCTGCAGTACCTGACCTCCGAGCAACAAGGTCGCAATCAATACCTGAGCACCGAAATTGCCCGGCTTGACGAGCAAATCAAGGACATCGCCAATTTGCGCTCGGAAATTGAAGCGCTGAAGTCGCGCCAGCGTGCGGTGGAAGATTTGCAAACCGACCGCAACACCCCCGTGCAACTGCTCAATGAGTTGGCTCAGCACACGCCTGAAGGCGTTTACCTGACCGGCATCCGGCAGGCCGACAAGGTGGTGACGGTTACCGGCATCGCCCAGACCAATGAGCGGGTGTCCGAGTTCTTGCGCAATACCTCCCGTCATTCCGAATGGCTGGAGCGGCCTGAGTTGGTGGAAGTCAAGGTGGCGAATCTAAGCACCAGCAGCCGTGACCAAAAGCGCTTGTTCGATTTCTCCATGAAGATTTCGATCAAAGAGCCGGCCCGCGATGCGCAAGCCAAAGATGGCAAGGATGGCCTCAGTGGCCCGGCCCGCGGTGCCAGTGCACCGGCGGCCCAGAAACTCTAA